CTTACAAAGATTAAAGCAAGAACAACAAACTCAGAATTATAAATAGAACATGACTTTTAATGCATAtactatacctattacctacctgaATCTGAATTATTGAATTAGAAAACCACAAAATAATCTAATAAGTattactttcaattttctttcagttGAATCTCGTTTAAGGtgaaactattttgaaaaatgggaccTACAGAACTCTACATAGTGCTAAGTATCCTCGGACTATTTGTGTTCAGTTGCATATGTTTCACTTGCTGCTGCAATTGTTTCGGAGACCGAAGAAGGAGAAGAAATGCTAATACTTCTTCTGATTCGTGTCTATATTGTTACGGCTGGCCAGATTACGGACCCGGCGGATGTTGGCCATATTCTCATACTCATAACACCGTAGCTACCGGAGATTGTGAAGCTACTGCTACTGATGCTGCAGCGTCGAATGATAATCAAGGATTTTGTTTTGGATGGTGTGGTGGTGATGAAGGATGCTGTGCTGGCCAAGAAGGATGTTGTGAtgggaacgggaacgggaacaaCGATTCAGGTGATTTTATTTTGGTAGCATTATGgtagatgaaaaattactttgatGACAAGAAATTTACcttgcattttttgtttgttttaggcGGATGCTGTGATGGAGGCGGTGCAGGTGATGGTGGCGGATGCTGTGATGGAGACGGTGGATGCGATGGTGACGGATGTTGTGATGGAGATACAGGTGGTGGCGCCGATGCAAGTGGATGTTGTGATGGCGGTGGAGGCGACGCTGGTGGATGTGATGGTGGTGGTGGAGATTGCGATTGTGATTGCAGTGGATGTTGACATTGTTTTCTGTTAAGATCTCCTGGAAATTGGCCAGAATCAAAATGTTTCATGCAGGTACTTACCTATCAGGTTAAAATATTATCCATTTGAGTTTTTCCAAGTTTCTAAGTATTTACGAATATTTCTTATCAAATACTAGATAAACGCTTTGTAATTCAAtgcatttttatgtttttcagattTGCATAAGGGTCGCATTTAAAATTCTATATTGGGTATCCACCTAGACTCGTTCAAAGGAGAAAAATTATGTTTCTGTGGATGGATACTTATTTCGACAATTAACTATTCCACTCATGGAATTTATCGAGATGCACGAAACAACTTCTTAGAAAGAAAACATTACCACTATTTATAAATTACTTTTTGGTACTTTCTTAAGTGACTTGACATCCTTACTCATTCATGCTACGATTTATAAAAGTATCCAAAAAGGTACAGGGAAAGAAccagaaaagtcaaaaattttcaaaaaaattcacaccaaGGAGTGGAAAAATGTAGTTCATttagattttgagaaaatt
The sequence above is a segment of the Planococcus citri chromosome 3, ihPlaCitr1.1, whole genome shotgun sequence genome. Coding sequences within it:
- the LOC135841734 gene encoding chorion class high-cysteine HCB protein 13-like; protein product: MGPTELYIVLSILGLFVFSCICFTCCCNCFGDRRRRRNANTSSDSCLYCYGWPDYGPGGCWPYSHTHNTVATGDCEATATDAAASNDNQGFCFGWCGGDEGCCAGQEGCCDGNGNGNNDSGGCCDGGGAGDGGGCCDGDGGCDGDGCCDGDTGGGADASGCCDGGGGDAGGCDGGGGDCDCDCSGC